The Saccharopolyspora gregorii genomic interval ACCAGGACGCTGATCAGCAGCGACGGCACCACCAGCTGTCCGCCGTCGGCCAGGTCCAGCGCCACCGCGCGGGAGGCGTCCACCGCGTAGGTGAGCGGGTTCAACCGCGCCACGACCTCCAGCCAGTCCGGCAGCTGCTCGATCGGCACGAACGCGCTGGAGATGAACATCAGCGGCACCATCACCAGCACGCTGATGTTCTGCATCGGCTCGGTGCGCCGCATGCAGGCGCCCATCGCGAGGAACGCCCAGCTCAACGCGCTGCCCACGGCCAGCGTCAGCAGCGCGGACAGCACCATGCCGACGAGCCCGCCGCGCGGCGCGTAGCCGAGCAGCCCGACGGCCAGCGCCAGGATCATCACCAGCTGCACCGCGGTGCGCACGAAGTCGGAGGTGCTGCGCGCCAGCAGCAGCGAACTCGGCATGATCGGCAGCGACCGCAGCCGCGCCACGATGCCGTTGCGCAGGTCCTCCACCAGCCCGACCCCGGTCTGCGAGGACGTCTGCACCACGTGGTTCACCAGCACCGCGGGCATCAGGAAGTCCAGGTACTCGGTGCCGGGCGGCAGCCCGTCGGCCAGCGGCAGGTTCCCGAAGATCTGGGTGAACACGAACAGCGTCATCACCGGCTGGATCAGCCCGACCAGCACCAGCCCGGGATCGGTGAGGAACGCGCGCAGCGAACGGCCGGTCAGCACCACCACCTGGGTGACCGCGGAACTGCCGTTCCAGCGGTGCGGTGCGCAGCCGGTGATCGTGGTGGTCATGCTCGCTCCACAGCGGTCGGGGAGGGGGGCGCGTCGCGCGCGTGCCGGGCGAGCGCCAGGTACACGTCGTCCAAGGTCGGTTCGCCGAAGGCCAGCTCGGCCGCCTCGATCCCGGCTTCGTCGAGGACCCGGACCACCGCGGCCGTCTCCCGGGACTCCTCGATCGGCGTGACGACGGCGGCGCCGTCCTGCGCGACCGACGGGGCGAAACCGGCGCGCCGCAGCGCCGCGCAGCCGGTCTCCGCGGTGGAACCGGGGCCGAGCACGACGGTGACGGTGCGCGTGCCGACCTGCGCCTTGAGCTCCGCGGCCGACCCGGAGGCGACGACGGTTCCGGCGGAGAGCACGGTGATGGTGTCGGCGAGCCGGTCCGCCTCGTCGAGGTACTGGGTGGTCAGCAGCACCGTGGTGCCCTCCGCGACGAGGCGTTCCACGATGTCCCACATCGCCATCCGGCTCGACGGGTCCAGTCCGGTCGTCGGCTCGTCCAGGAAGATCACTTCGGGGTTCCCGACGAGGCAGGCCGCCAGGTCCAGGCGCCGCCGCATCCCGCCGGAGTAGGTGCCCGCCCGGCGGCTCGCGGCGTCGGTGAGGTCGAAGGCCTCCAGCAGTTCCGCGGCCCGCGCGCGGGCACGGCCTCCGTCGGCGCCGAGCAGCCGGGCCAGCATCACGAGGTTGTCCCGGCCGCTCATCTGCTCGTCCACCGAGGCGAACTGGCCGGTGAGGCCGATGCGCTTGCGCACCTCCCGCGGCTGCTCGGCGACGTCGAAGCCAGCGACCCTGGCCACCCCGGACGTCGCGGGCAGCATCGCGGTCAGCACGTTCACCAGCGTCGTCTTGCCCGCGCCGTTGTGCCCGAGCAGGCCGAGGACCGAGCCGCGCGGCACGCTCAACGTCACCGAATCCAGCGCGGGCACCGCGCCGAAGGACTTGCCGACGCCGATCGCCTCGATCATCGGAGTCCCGGCGCCGACGGCACCGCGGTCGGGCCGCTCGCCGGGTGCCGTTGGCAGCACGGTCATGCGTGGCTCCCCCGCAACTGGTTCGTCGTGTGCCCCGGGGGACGTGCTCGCGTCTCCCCAGGATCCGCGAGCCGAGCATGCGGTACCGGTCCACGCCGGGCCAACGGCTAGCACCGAAACACTCGTGCGACGACTAGAACAGGCCGCGCCCCGGGCTCCGGCGGGTCGGATTCCGCGCCATCTCTAGGGATTCGCCCACCGGGCCGCAACGTAGCTTGGCGGCGCCCGTCGAGCGAAAGGGAAACGCGCATGCGAGTGCTGTTCGCGGTGTCCGCCTGGCCGGGGCACTACTTCCCGCTGGTCCCGCTGGGCTGGGCGCTGCGCGCCGCGGGCCACGACGTGCGGGTGCTGTGCGCGGAGTCCGAAGTGGACCCGGTGTCGCGGGCGGGTCTGACCCCGGTCCCGGTGTTGCGCGGGCTCGACCTGCTGCTCGGCGCGCGGCTGATCAACCTGCTCGGCGCGCACCGGGGGAACTGGCCGTACCCGGCGCCGCCGCTGCACCCGCGGACGGGCGAACCGCTGGACCTGGCGTCCTTCGACTTCGGCGCCTGGCACGAGGAGCTGCGGCCGGTGCTGCTGGAGCACGCCACCCGCAGCACCGACGCCGCCGTCTCCTACGCCCGGGACTGGCGCCCCGACCTGGTCGTGCACGACCTGATGAGCGTGGAGGGCCCGCTGGTCGCGAAGGTGACCGGGGTGCCCGACGTCCTGCAGCTGTGGGGACCGGTCGGCACCGGCGACGACTACAGCCCCGTCGGCGGCGGTGCACCGGAACCCGCGGTGCCGGTGGACACCAGCGGCGCCTTCGCCCGCTACGGCGTCGGCGAGATGGGTTTCCACCACGTGGACCACGTGCTGGACCCGTGCCCGGCGCAGCTCCGCCCGAACGGGCCCGAACCCCGCATCCCGTCGCGCTACGTCCCGTACAACGGCCCCGGCTCGGCGCCGCTGGACGTGCCGCCGCGCGGCGGCCGGCCGCGGGTGTGCGTGGTGTGGGGCCGGTCGGCGACCCGCACGTTCGGCGCGACGGTGAACAAGATGCCGCAGGTGGTGGCGGCCGCGACCGGGCTGGGTTGCGAGGTGCTGCTGCTGGCCTCGCCCGCGGACGCGCGCGAGTGCGGGCCGCTGCCGGAGTCGGTGCACGTGCGGACCGACCTGCCGCTGAGCCTGGCGCTGCCCGGGTGCGACGCGGTGGTGCACTACGGCGGCGGGGGAGCGACGATGACCTCGGTGGTGGCGGGGGTGCCGCAGCTGGCGCTGCCGTGCGGGTTCGACCAGACGCTGATGGCCCGGCGGATCACCGGTTCCGGGGCGGGGCTGGACATCCCGAACTGGGAGGCCGACGCCGAGGGCATCGGCGGAGCGCTGCACCGCCTGCTCACCGAACCGGCGTTCACCGGGTCGGCCGCGGAAGTGGCCTCCTCGGCGAACGAACTACCCGCCCCGGCCGAAGCGGTCCTCGCGCTTCGGGATCTCGTCGCGGGGGGATGAGGTTCCGCCCCTTCGGGGGGACCTCAGCGCTTTCCTCGCCGCGGGATCGAGTGCACCGGTGGCTCCGCCACAGGCGACAACGCCGTCCTCGCGGGGAAATCGCTGAGAAACCGCGGGCGTGCGTGGTCTCCGCTCAGCGGCGTCGCCGCCGACCGGAAGAGGGCACGGCCTCGCCGCGCGGTTTCCTGCGTCACGAGTTCCGCCGGATCGGCGGCGATCAACCGGAGTGAAAGTCCACTGTGGACGTCAGTAGGTAGGAGTGCAGGTACCGGTCCAGGAGGTCGTCCAGGTAGCCGGGGCCGAAGTCGTGCTCGGCGAACGCGGGCACCAGCCGGTGCAGCTTCGCCAGGTCCACCCGGGTCAGCTGCGGTGGGCGCGACAGCGCCCGCACCTCGGGGTCGGCGTCCAGCCGCCGCCGCAGCGCCGCCACCACGGCCGGCACCGGGATCGGCACCCCGGAGGCCACGTTCACCACCTCGTCGCGCACGCCCGCCGCGCACAGCGCGTCGAGCACCGGCGGCACGTGCCGCACGTCCAGCAGGTCGCGGTGCGCCTCGGGGTGCACCGTCACCACCCCGTCCAGCACGCCGCGCACCAGCGACGGCAGCAGCTGCGCGGGCTGCTGCCCGTCCCCGACCAGGTGGGTCAGCCGCAGCACCAGGAACCGCGCGCCGGAGAGCTCGCACACCCGCTCCAGCGCCAGCTTGTGCCTGCCGTAGGCGTTCAGCGGGAACACCGGGCCGTCCTCGCGCCCCGGCGTCCCGTCGGCGCCGTAGATCGCCGCCGAGGACGTGGACAGGAACACCGCGGTCCGCCCGTCCGCCCGGCAGCGCCGCAGCACCTCGCCGACCAGCGCCGCCTCCCGGTCGAACTCGGCGGTGTCCGCGGCGGCCGTGGTGGACACCCCGGCGGCGATCAGCACCACCTCCGGGTGCGCCGCGCCGAGCCGCGCGGTGCAGTGCCGGGCGAGGAAACCGCTGCCGACGACCTCCATCAGGCGGGCACCCGCACCGCGGCGGCCCGCACCTGCTCCACCAGCCGCGCGGTCTCCTCGGCCGCGTCCAGCCACGCCGGTTCGTCCGGCGCGCGGTCCAGCACGGCGCGGGCGAACGCGGCGATCGAGTCGCGGAACTGGTGGGCGGGGACGAGCACGAACTCCTCGGCGTGGTCCTGCTCGTCGACGCGCAGCAGCGGCGGGTGCTCGGCGGGCGGGGTGAACGCGCGGTCCAGCCCCAGCGCGCCCGTCGCGCCCCACAGCCCGTAGCGGGACCGGTAACCGTGCTGGAAGCCGAACTCCAGGTCGGCGAACACGCCGTCCGGCGACACGAGCAGCGCGTGCCCGGCCAGGTCCACACCGCGCCGCTCGTCCATCCGCAGCACCGCGCCGGACAGCGCCAGGCCCGGACCGAGCAGCAGCTGCGCCGCCCGGATCGGGTAGACCCCGACGTCGAGCAGGGCACCGCCGCCGAGCGCCGCGTCGTAGCGGATGTCGGAGTCCGGCAGCGGCGGGATCCCGAAGGTCGCGGTGAACGTGCGCAGCGCCCCGATCCGCCCGTCCGCGACGAGATCGGCGACGGTCCGGTGCTGCGGGTGGTGCAGGAACGCGAAGTTCTCCCGCAGCACCAGGTTCCGCTCCCGCGCCAGCGCGGTCAGCTCCCGGGTGCGGTCGGCGCGGTCGGTGAGCGGTTTCTCGCACAGCACGTGCTTCCCGGCGCGCAGCGCCCGCAGCGCCCACTCGTGGTGCAGCGCGGTCGGCAGCGACAGGTAGACGGCATCGACCTCGGGATCGTCCAGCAGCGCCGCGTAGCCGGTGGTGGCGGTGCCGCCGAAGCGGTCCGCGAACTCGGCCGCCTTCGCCGCGTCCCTGCTGGCGACCGCGGTGATCTCCAGCTCGGGGATCTCGGCGGCGGCGGGCAGCGTGCGGCGCCGCGCGATCGCCGAGCAGCCCAGCACGCCGAGCCGCACCCGCCGGCTCACCGCAGGCCCCGCAGGCAGGCGATGAGGCTGCGGGCCTGCACGTTCACGTAGTGGCTGTGCTCCAGCAGCCCGGTCAGCTGGCGCAGCGCCAGCCACCGGAAGTCCGGCAGGTCCGAGTCGGGGAAGTCCGCGTCCACCTCGATGATCTGGTACCGGTTGCGGGCCTGGTAGAACCGGCCGCCCTCCTCGGACAGCTCGGTGTCGAACAGCACCTGCTCGGGCCGCCTGCTCAGCACCACGTCCAGGTGCGGCGGCCGGTAGTCGACGCCGAGACCGGCGTAGTTCTCGGGGGTGCACTGCACGGTCGGCGCCAGCTCCACCACGTCCAGGTAGCCGGGTTCGACGCGGGCGTTCAGCAGCGCGTGCAGCACCCCGTCGACCCGCTTCACCAGCAGCGCCACCACTCCGGTGCCGTGCGGGTGCAGCAGCGGCTGGGTCCAGCCGCCGACCTCGCGGCTGTTGCTGCGCACGTCCACGGCCAGCACGGTGAAGAAGGTGCCGAGCTCGTGCCGGATCTCCGCGTCGGTGCGCCGCCAGCCGCGCACCGCGTGCAGCGGGATCAGCGAGGCCCGGACCTGGTGCTCGGCCTGCCGGGAGGTGATCCAGCTGCGCACCTCGGCGGTGGTGTGCAAGGTGCCCGAGCGCGGATCCCGGGACCGCGCCAGCGCGCCCGCCAGGTCCGAACCGTCCACTTCGGACCCCTCGAACCCGCCGGGGAGGCAGGACAGCACGGTGCGGGCGTCCATGTTCACCAGGTCGTCCACCGCCAGCAGCCGGTGCAGCTGGCCGATCGTCACCCAGCGGAAGTCCTCGTGCTCCGCGACCGGTTCGCGCACCTCCACCAGCATGTTCCGGTTGCGCTTGCGGAAGAACCACGAGCCCTGCTCGGACTGCAGCACGTCGCTGAGCACCTGCTGACCCGCGGCGTCGCGGAAGTGCTCCAGGTACGGCACCGCGCCGCCCTCGTGCACCCGCGTGTAGTTGCTGCGGGTGGCCTGCACGGTGGGGGACAGCTGCACCCCGTTCACGTTGCCGGGTTCGGTCTTCGCCTGCATCAGGCAGTGCAGCACCCCGTCGATCTCGCGCAGCAGGATGCCGAGGATGCCGATCTCCGGCTGGTTGATGATCGGCTGCGTCCAGGAGCGCACCGGGCCGTGGTCGCTGGACACGCGCAGCCCCTGCACGCTGAAGAACTTGCCGCTGGTGTGCCCGAGGTCGCCGGTGGCGTCGTCGAAGCGCCACTTGTCCAGCTCCGCGAACGGGATCCGCCGCACGTCGTGCAGCTGCGCGGCGCCGCGCTCCCGCACCCAGGCCAACAGCTCCTCGGTGGAGTGCAGCGCGTCCCGCTCGGCGCGCGCCGAGCGCGCCAACCGGTGCGGCAGGGTCGTGTCCGGCTTGCGCAGCAAGCCCGTTCCGGCGGAGGGCGCCATCGGGATCTCCTCACGGCGGTGCTGCCGGCGATCCGCTGGCGCGGCAGGCCGGGTCGCGACCATTCCTACCCGGGAAAGATTAGGAGAAACCCCAAGCCCGGCCGGCGGTTCCACGATCGGATGATTGCGCGCGGAGCTCGCCGGGTAGCCGGGGGCTGATCGCGATTTCCGAACGGGAGGAGGCGCAGCACCATGACGACCGCACGGGAGATGATGACCGCGGGCGCCGAATGCGTGAACACCGATCAGACCGCCGCGGACGCGGCGCGCAAGATGACCGACCTCGGCGTCGGGGCGCTGCCCATCTGCGGGCCGGACGAGAAGATCAAGGGAGTGATCACCGACCGGGACCTGGTCGTCAAGGTGGTCGGCAAGGGCCGCGACGCCGGGACCTTCCCCGCCGGGGACCTGAACCAGGCCGAGGCGATCACCGCGGGCGCCGACGACTCCGCGGAGGAGGTGCTCGCGACCATGAAGGACCACCAGGTGCGCCGGGTGCCGGTGATCGACGGGCAGCGGCTCGTCGGCATGGTGTCGCTCGGCGACGTCGCCAAGGCGCTGCCGCACCACGAGGTCGGAGACCTGGTGGACACCCTGTCCACCTGACCAGGTGTCTCGGAACCCGCGTGGCCGGTCCGGTCCGTCGTCCTGTCAGCGGCGAAGCCGCTGAGCTGACGACCATGCGGGCAACCCGCACCGCCGCGGGTTCTCAGCGGTTCCCCCGCGAGGACAGCGATT includes:
- a CDS encoding Gfo/Idh/MocA family protein → MSRRVRLGVLGCSAIARRRTLPAAAEIPELEITAVASRDAAKAAEFADRFGGTATTGYAALLDDPEVDAVYLSLPTALHHEWALRALRAGKHVLCEKPLTDRADRTRELTALARERNLVLRENFAFLHHPQHRTVADLVADGRIGALRTFTATFGIPPLPDSDIRYDAALGGGALLDVGVYPIRAAQLLLGPGLALSGAVLRMDERRGVDLAGHALLVSPDGVFADLEFGFQHGYRSRYGLWGATGALGLDRAFTPPAEHPPLLRVDEQDHAEEFVLVPAHQFRDSIAAFARAVLDRAPDEPAWLDAAEETARLVEQVRAAAVRVPA
- a CDS encoding CBS domain-containing protein, with protein sequence MTTAREMMTAGAECVNTDQTAADAARKMTDLGVGALPICGPDEKIKGVITDRDLVVKVVGKGRDAGTFPAGDLNQAEAITAGADDSAEEVLATMKDHQVRRVPVIDGQRLVGMVSLGDVAKALPHHEVGDLVDTLST
- a CDS encoding NDP-hexose 2,3-dehydratase family protein; its protein translation is MAPSAGTGLLRKPDTTLPHRLARSARAERDALHSTEELLAWVRERGAAQLHDVRRIPFAELDKWRFDDATGDLGHTSGKFFSVQGLRVSSDHGPVRSWTQPIINQPEIGILGILLREIDGVLHCLMQAKTEPGNVNGVQLSPTVQATRSNYTRVHEGGAVPYLEHFRDAAGQQVLSDVLQSEQGSWFFRKRNRNMLVEVREPVAEHEDFRWVTIGQLHRLLAVDDLVNMDARTVLSCLPGGFEGSEVDGSDLAGALARSRDPRSGTLHTTAEVRSWITSRQAEHQVRASLIPLHAVRGWRRTDAEIRHELGTFFTVLAVDVRSNSREVGGWTQPLLHPHGTGVVALLVKRVDGVLHALLNARVEPGYLDVVELAPTVQCTPENYAGLGVDYRPPHLDVVLSRRPEQVLFDTELSEEGGRFYQARNRYQIIEVDADFPDSDLPDFRWLALRQLTGLLEHSHYVNVQARSLIACLRGLR
- a CDS encoding ATP-binding cassette domain-containing protein, whose protein sequence is MTVLPTAPGERPDRGAVGAGTPMIEAIGVGKSFGAVPALDSVTLSVPRGSVLGLLGHNGAGKTTLVNVLTAMLPATSGVARVAGFDVAEQPREVRKRIGLTGQFASVDEQMSGRDNLVMLARLLGADGGRARARAAELLEAFDLTDAASRRAGTYSGGMRRRLDLAACLVGNPEVIFLDEPTTGLDPSSRMAMWDIVERLVAEGTTVLLTTQYLDEADRLADTITVLSAGTVVASGSAAELKAQVGTRTVTVVLGPGSTAETGCAALRRAGFAPSVAQDGAAVVTPIEESRETAAVVRVLDEAGIEAAELAFGEPTLDDVYLALARHARDAPPSPTAVERA
- a CDS encoding ABC transporter permease — its product is MTTTITGCAPHRWNGSSAVTQVVVLTGRSLRAFLTDPGLVLVGLIQPVMTLFVFTQIFGNLPLADGLPPGTEYLDFLMPAVLVNHVVQTSSQTGVGLVEDLRNGIVARLRSLPIMPSSLLLARSTSDFVRTAVQLVMILALAVGLLGYAPRGGLVGMVLSALLTLAVGSALSWAFLAMGACMRRTEPMQNISVLVMVPLMFISSAFVPIEQLPDWLEVVARLNPLTYAVDASRAVALDLADGGQLVVPSLLISVLVTLASAAIAVRGFRRPL
- a CDS encoding nucleotide disphospho-sugar-binding domain-containing protein, producing the protein MRVLFAVSAWPGHYFPLVPLGWALRAAGHDVRVLCAESEVDPVSRAGLTPVPVLRGLDLLLGARLINLLGAHRGNWPYPAPPLHPRTGEPLDLASFDFGAWHEELRPVLLEHATRSTDAAVSYARDWRPDLVVHDLMSVEGPLVAKVTGVPDVLQLWGPVGTGDDYSPVGGGAPEPAVPVDTSGAFARYGVGEMGFHHVDHVLDPCPAQLRPNGPEPRIPSRYVPYNGPGSAPLDVPPRGGRPRVCVVWGRSATRTFGATVNKMPQVVAAATGLGCEVLLLASPADARECGPLPESVHVRTDLPLSLALPGCDAVVHYGGGGATMTSVVAGVPQLALPCGFDQTLMARRITGSGAGLDIPNWEADAEGIGGALHRLLTEPAFTGSAAEVASSANELPAPAEAVLALRDLVAGG
- a CDS encoding NAD-dependent epimerase/dehydratase family protein, with protein sequence MEVVGSGFLARHCTARLGAAHPEVVLIAAGVSTTAAADTAEFDREAALVGEVLRRCRADGRTAVFLSTSSAAIYGADGTPGREDGPVFPLNAYGRHKLALERVCELSGARFLVLRLTHLVGDGQQPAQLLPSLVRGVLDGVVTVHPEAHRDLLDVRHVPPVLDALCAAGVRDEVVNVASGVPIPVPAVVAALRRRLDADPEVRALSRPPQLTRVDLAKLHRLVPAFAEHDFGPGYLDDLLDRYLHSYLLTSTVDFHSG